The Temnothorax longispinosus isolate EJ_2023e chromosome 4, Tlon_JGU_v1, whole genome shotgun sequence genome has a window encoding:
- the LOC139811139 gene encoding uncharacterized protein isoform X1: MIGKLVLALWILRWTSFIAEPVAGQVLSSFDESLDERNDAEIFRAVVESMRKWTLHKKLNHRGKREVSKVCYEDIGCFEDTGPFSYLEMLPSPPKDVGTRFIVYGSRKARAIPMEVPADDIDDSVHRAIDPNLPTKVIVHGFGSDCNHLWVYDMRSALMSIHDCNIVCVDWGPGSAVPNYVRAAANTRLVGRQLAKLIRSFNVPLEKVHMIGFSLGAHVAGFAGAELGNVSRITGLDPAGPLFESQDPRVRLDATDAKFVDVIHSNGEQLILGGLGSWQPMGDVDYYPNGGKMQSGCSNIFVGAVSDIIWSSTVEGRSLCNHRRAYKFFTDSVSPKCRFPAFPCDHGYEGLLKGDCFPCGTDGADRPCGDMGYYSNESPARGQLYLVTRDEEPFCAHQYQIKVYNSRSERSAKSYGKLQVMLVGKGSYNDTFAMTRKDEELLVGAILQKIVVPQPAVTHLEAIEIKYTAYSGWISSGLVSWTIDKVAITDSFGKVLSVCKKGLILESGRPVYLPLFPGECNIPLDTENSTASSSAVPTLERAEIDDRQGGIGPFTKEQNYETKDPGYSAEIPPTDRTSQRRGGLGPFTKEQNRRVGAEIETATTFNENEESRRNVANPWTVLDISGDGDSNSLENSESEQGRSFSGAANLIYRTSTASERVAETTATTVPTTTEYLPEIREPVLRPSKKDAGRSLKLPEITEPILRPRATRHNTRNEMVPQQHQERQRDEIQETSSTSTRALFTVQFLPERLAGILAQAERYARQTLLPFISQYTPSFVTGIRHEEPKYFPLLTDLVRPRSADSTTETGRTTTSPPPRPKNGDQISRVYIGQRKSDKSFSIKDGRNETISSAQVENGKNQYTESRAEVSPVIVEAVYPEKLANASSTGLEAKATSEGSDWQPIGESTTPLKSPPSRRESNFSRSLDWSADISRDWTSQTVNGNAEAEVKSDDDWIPITIRSDTVSTTARAAALGEETAAKATLGTKTDIVNNSRKSAEDGDLDEIEEEATTVANTYERKFIPLVDLEATTSDSPPSSTDANDVPGSTTAASHIQKIPRYKTTVKSARTIMNPVMMFPYAYERKNDPRTRYIPLIPEEDMGRAYPMSERKR, translated from the exons ATGATTGGCAAACTTGTTCTGGCTCTTTGGATATTACGATGGACCAGTTTTATCG CAGAACCCGTTGCGGGACAGGTTTTATCGTCCTTCGACGAAAGTTTGGACGAAAGGAACGACGCGGAAATTTTTCGCGCGGTCGTCGAATCAATGCGAAAATGGACGCTTCACAAAAAGCTCAATCacagaggaaaaagagaggtgTCCAAGGTTTGCTACGAGGACATCGGGTGCTTCGAGGATACCGGGCCTTTCAGTTACCTGGAGATGCTACCGTCACCGCCAAAGGACGTTGGAACCAG ATTCATCGTATACGGAAGTAGAAAGGCAAGAGCGATCCCCATGGAGGTGCCTGCCGACGATATAGACGACAGCGTCCACCGTGCCATAGATCCTAATCTCCCGACGAAAGTAATCGTTCATGGATTTGGAAGTGACTGCAACCACTTGTGGGTTTACGATATGCGATCCGCGTTAATGAGCATTCACGATTGCAATATAG TTTGCGTGGATTGGGGTCCCGGTAGCGCCGTACCCAATTACGTAAGGGCAGCGGCCAATACACGACTAGTTGGCCGACAATTGGCAAAATTAATTCGCAGCTTTAACGTGCCGCTGGAAAAAGTGCACATGATTGGATTCAGCCTGGGAGCCCATGTGGCCGGTTTTGCCGGTGCTGAGCTTGGAAATGTTTCCAGAATTACCG GTTTAGATCCTGCGGGACCGCTTTTCGAGTCGCAGGATCCGAGGGTTCGCCTGGACGCGACGGATGCGAAGTTCGTCGACGTTATTCACAGCAACGGTGAGCAGCTCATCTTGGGCGGTCTCGGTTCCTGGCAGCCCATGGGCGACGTTGATTATTATCCGAATGGAGGGAAAATGCAAAGCGGATGCTCGAACATCTTCGTCGGTGCCGTGTCCGATATTATCTGGT cgaGCACGGTCGAGGGCAGATCGTTGTGCAACCATCGGCGGGCGTACAAGTTCTTTACCGATTCCGTAAGCCCGAAGTGCCGATTCCCGGCGTTTCCCTGCGACCACGGTTACGAGGGTCTGCTGAAGGGTGACTGTTTCCCCTGCGGCACGGACGGCGCGGATCGACCCTGCGGCGACATGGGCTATTACAGTAACGAGTCGCCCGCCAGGGGCCAGCTTTACCTAGTGACGAGAGACGAGGAGCCCTTCTGCGCCCATCAGTACCAGATCAAGGTGTACAACAGCCGGAGCGAGAGATCCGCCAAGAGCTACGGGAAGCTTCAg GTCATGCTTGTGGGAAAAGGCTCGTACAACGACACGTTCGCGATGACTCGCAAGGACGAAGAGCTCTTGGTAGGAGCTATCCTTCAGAAAATTGTCGTGCCGCAACCCGCGGTTACCCATCTCGAAGCGATCGAA ATCAAATACACGGCGTATAGCGGCTGGATATCGTCCGGCTTGGTGTCCTGGACTATCGACAAGGTGGCCATAACCGACAGTTTCGGCAAGGTCCTGTCGGTCTGCAAGAAGGGCTTGATCCTAGAATCCGGCCGGCCGGTCTACCTGCCCCTTTTCCCCGGCGAATGCAACATACCcttggacaccgaaaactccACCGCCTCGTCTTCCGCGGTACCGACCCTCGAACGCGCGGAGATCGACGACAGGCAGGGCGGCATAGGACCCTTCACGAAGGAGCAAAACTACGAGACGAAGGATCCCGGATACTCCGCGGAGATCCCGCCGACGGACAGAACGTCGCAGAGACGTGGTGGCCTCGGTCCGTTTACGAAGGAGCAGAATCGGCGCGTAGGCGCCGAGATCGAGACGGCGACGACCTTCAACGAGAACGAGGAGAGCCGGCGCAACGTCGCGAACCCGTGGACCGTCCTGGACATATCCGGCGACGGCGACTCCAACTCGCTGGAGAACAGCGAGTCGGAGCAAGGACGGAGTTTCTCGGGCGCCGCGAACCTGATATACCGCACCTCGACGGCGTCGGAACGCGTCGCCGAGACTACCGCGACCACGGTCCCCACGACCACGGAGTACCTGCCGGAGATCAGGGAACCGGTGCTGCGGCCGAGCAAGAAGGACGCCGGCCGATCGCTCAAGTTGCCCGAGATCACGGAACCGATCCTACGTCCGCGCGCCACCAGGCACAACACGCGGAACGAGATGGTGCCGCAACAGCATCAGGAGAGACAGCGCGACGAGATACAAGAGACGTCGTCGACCTCCACGAGAGCGTTGTTCACCGTGCAGTTTCTACCCGAGCGACTAGCCGGGATCCTGGCGCAGGCGGAACGATACGCGCGACAGACCCTGCTGCCCTTTATCTCGCAGTACACGCCGAGCTTCGTGACCGGTATTCGGCACGAAGAGCCCAAGTATTTTCCTCTCTTGACCGACCTAGTGCGTCCGAGGAGCGCCGACAGCACCACCGAGACCGGCAGGACGACGACCAGTCCGCCACCGCGACCAAAGAACGGTGACCAAATCTCGCGAGTGTACATCGGCCAGCGCAAGTCCGACAAGTCGTTCAGCATCAAAGACGGACGTAACGAGACCATCTCAAGCGCGCAAGTGGAGAACGGCAAGAACCAGTATACCGAGTCGAGAGCCGAAGTGTCGCCGGTGATAGTCGAGGCCGTGTATCCGGAGAAATTAGCCAACGCTAGCTCCACCGGTCTCGAGGCGAAAGCGACGAGCGAGGGTAGCGATTGGCAGCCGATCGGTGAATCGACAACCCCTTTGAAGAGCCCTCCGTCCCGAAGGGAATCGAACTTCTCGCGGTCGCTGGACTGGTCGGCCGACATCAGCCGCGACTGGACCTCGCAAACGGTGAACGGAAACGCGGAAGCCGAGGTCAAGTCTGATGACGACTGGATACCGATCACGATCAGGAGCGACACTGTCTCGACGACCGCGCGGGCTGCGGCTTTGGGCGAAGAAACGGCGGCGAAGGCGACTCTAGGGACCAAGACCGACATCGTCAACAATTCGCGGAAATCCGCCGAGGATGGTGACCTCGATGAAATCGAAGAGGAAGCCACGACCGTCGCGAACACGTACGAGAGGAAATTCATTCCTCTGGTTGACTTGGAGGCGACGACCTCCGATAGCCCGCCCTCGTCGACCGACGCTAACGACGTTCCGGGATCCACGACGGCCGCCTCGCATATCCAGAAGATACCGCGATACAAGACGACAGTAAAAAGTGCCAGAACGATAATGAACCCCGTGATGATGTTCCCGTATGCCTACGAGCGGAAAAATGATCCTAGAACGAGATACATACCGCTGATCCCGGAAGAGGATATGGGCAGGGCTTATCCGATGTCCGAGAGGAAGCGTTAA
- the LOC139811139 gene encoding uncharacterized protein isoform X2, with protein sequence MIGKLVLALWILRWTSFIEPVAGQVLSSFDESLDERNDAEIFRAVVESMRKWTLHKKLNHRGKREVSKVCYEDIGCFEDTGPFSYLEMLPSPPKDVGTRFIVYGSRKARAIPMEVPADDIDDSVHRAIDPNLPTKVIVHGFGSDCNHLWVYDMRSALMSIHDCNIVCVDWGPGSAVPNYVRAAANTRLVGRQLAKLIRSFNVPLEKVHMIGFSLGAHVAGFAGAELGNVSRITGLDPAGPLFESQDPRVRLDATDAKFVDVIHSNGEQLILGGLGSWQPMGDVDYYPNGGKMQSGCSNIFVGAVSDIIWSSTVEGRSLCNHRRAYKFFTDSVSPKCRFPAFPCDHGYEGLLKGDCFPCGTDGADRPCGDMGYYSNESPARGQLYLVTRDEEPFCAHQYQIKVYNSRSERSAKSYGKLQVMLVGKGSYNDTFAMTRKDEELLVGAILQKIVVPQPAVTHLEAIEIKYTAYSGWISSGLVSWTIDKVAITDSFGKVLSVCKKGLILESGRPVYLPLFPGECNIPLDTENSTASSSAVPTLERAEIDDRQGGIGPFTKEQNYETKDPGYSAEIPPTDRTSQRRGGLGPFTKEQNRRVGAEIETATTFNENEESRRNVANPWTVLDISGDGDSNSLENSESEQGRSFSGAANLIYRTSTASERVAETTATTVPTTTEYLPEIREPVLRPSKKDAGRSLKLPEITEPILRPRATRHNTRNEMVPQQHQERQRDEIQETSSTSTRALFTVQFLPERLAGILAQAERYARQTLLPFISQYTPSFVTGIRHEEPKYFPLLTDLVRPRSADSTTETGRTTTSPPPRPKNGDQISRVYIGQRKSDKSFSIKDGRNETISSAQVENGKNQYTESRAEVSPVIVEAVYPEKLANASSTGLEAKATSEGSDWQPIGESTTPLKSPPSRRESNFSRSLDWSADISRDWTSQTVNGNAEAEVKSDDDWIPITIRSDTVSTTARAAALGEETAAKATLGTKTDIVNNSRKSAEDGDLDEIEEEATTVANTYERKFIPLVDLEATTSDSPPSSTDANDVPGSTTAASHIQKIPRYKTTVKSARTIMNPVMMFPYAYERKNDPRTRYIPLIPEEDMGRAYPMSERKR encoded by the exons ATGATTGGCAAACTTGTTCTGGCTCTTTGGATATTACGATGGACCAGTTTTATCG AACCCGTTGCGGGACAGGTTTTATCGTCCTTCGACGAAAGTTTGGACGAAAGGAACGACGCGGAAATTTTTCGCGCGGTCGTCGAATCAATGCGAAAATGGACGCTTCACAAAAAGCTCAATCacagaggaaaaagagaggtgTCCAAGGTTTGCTACGAGGACATCGGGTGCTTCGAGGATACCGGGCCTTTCAGTTACCTGGAGATGCTACCGTCACCGCCAAAGGACGTTGGAACCAG ATTCATCGTATACGGAAGTAGAAAGGCAAGAGCGATCCCCATGGAGGTGCCTGCCGACGATATAGACGACAGCGTCCACCGTGCCATAGATCCTAATCTCCCGACGAAAGTAATCGTTCATGGATTTGGAAGTGACTGCAACCACTTGTGGGTTTACGATATGCGATCCGCGTTAATGAGCATTCACGATTGCAATATAG TTTGCGTGGATTGGGGTCCCGGTAGCGCCGTACCCAATTACGTAAGGGCAGCGGCCAATACACGACTAGTTGGCCGACAATTGGCAAAATTAATTCGCAGCTTTAACGTGCCGCTGGAAAAAGTGCACATGATTGGATTCAGCCTGGGAGCCCATGTGGCCGGTTTTGCCGGTGCTGAGCTTGGAAATGTTTCCAGAATTACCG GTTTAGATCCTGCGGGACCGCTTTTCGAGTCGCAGGATCCGAGGGTTCGCCTGGACGCGACGGATGCGAAGTTCGTCGACGTTATTCACAGCAACGGTGAGCAGCTCATCTTGGGCGGTCTCGGTTCCTGGCAGCCCATGGGCGACGTTGATTATTATCCGAATGGAGGGAAAATGCAAAGCGGATGCTCGAACATCTTCGTCGGTGCCGTGTCCGATATTATCTGGT cgaGCACGGTCGAGGGCAGATCGTTGTGCAACCATCGGCGGGCGTACAAGTTCTTTACCGATTCCGTAAGCCCGAAGTGCCGATTCCCGGCGTTTCCCTGCGACCACGGTTACGAGGGTCTGCTGAAGGGTGACTGTTTCCCCTGCGGCACGGACGGCGCGGATCGACCCTGCGGCGACATGGGCTATTACAGTAACGAGTCGCCCGCCAGGGGCCAGCTTTACCTAGTGACGAGAGACGAGGAGCCCTTCTGCGCCCATCAGTACCAGATCAAGGTGTACAACAGCCGGAGCGAGAGATCCGCCAAGAGCTACGGGAAGCTTCAg GTCATGCTTGTGGGAAAAGGCTCGTACAACGACACGTTCGCGATGACTCGCAAGGACGAAGAGCTCTTGGTAGGAGCTATCCTTCAGAAAATTGTCGTGCCGCAACCCGCGGTTACCCATCTCGAAGCGATCGAA ATCAAATACACGGCGTATAGCGGCTGGATATCGTCCGGCTTGGTGTCCTGGACTATCGACAAGGTGGCCATAACCGACAGTTTCGGCAAGGTCCTGTCGGTCTGCAAGAAGGGCTTGATCCTAGAATCCGGCCGGCCGGTCTACCTGCCCCTTTTCCCCGGCGAATGCAACATACCcttggacaccgaaaactccACCGCCTCGTCTTCCGCGGTACCGACCCTCGAACGCGCGGAGATCGACGACAGGCAGGGCGGCATAGGACCCTTCACGAAGGAGCAAAACTACGAGACGAAGGATCCCGGATACTCCGCGGAGATCCCGCCGACGGACAGAACGTCGCAGAGACGTGGTGGCCTCGGTCCGTTTACGAAGGAGCAGAATCGGCGCGTAGGCGCCGAGATCGAGACGGCGACGACCTTCAACGAGAACGAGGAGAGCCGGCGCAACGTCGCGAACCCGTGGACCGTCCTGGACATATCCGGCGACGGCGACTCCAACTCGCTGGAGAACAGCGAGTCGGAGCAAGGACGGAGTTTCTCGGGCGCCGCGAACCTGATATACCGCACCTCGACGGCGTCGGAACGCGTCGCCGAGACTACCGCGACCACGGTCCCCACGACCACGGAGTACCTGCCGGAGATCAGGGAACCGGTGCTGCGGCCGAGCAAGAAGGACGCCGGCCGATCGCTCAAGTTGCCCGAGATCACGGAACCGATCCTACGTCCGCGCGCCACCAGGCACAACACGCGGAACGAGATGGTGCCGCAACAGCATCAGGAGAGACAGCGCGACGAGATACAAGAGACGTCGTCGACCTCCACGAGAGCGTTGTTCACCGTGCAGTTTCTACCCGAGCGACTAGCCGGGATCCTGGCGCAGGCGGAACGATACGCGCGACAGACCCTGCTGCCCTTTATCTCGCAGTACACGCCGAGCTTCGTGACCGGTATTCGGCACGAAGAGCCCAAGTATTTTCCTCTCTTGACCGACCTAGTGCGTCCGAGGAGCGCCGACAGCACCACCGAGACCGGCAGGACGACGACCAGTCCGCCACCGCGACCAAAGAACGGTGACCAAATCTCGCGAGTGTACATCGGCCAGCGCAAGTCCGACAAGTCGTTCAGCATCAAAGACGGACGTAACGAGACCATCTCAAGCGCGCAAGTGGAGAACGGCAAGAACCAGTATACCGAGTCGAGAGCCGAAGTGTCGCCGGTGATAGTCGAGGCCGTGTATCCGGAGAAATTAGCCAACGCTAGCTCCACCGGTCTCGAGGCGAAAGCGACGAGCGAGGGTAGCGATTGGCAGCCGATCGGTGAATCGACAACCCCTTTGAAGAGCCCTCCGTCCCGAAGGGAATCGAACTTCTCGCGGTCGCTGGACTGGTCGGCCGACATCAGCCGCGACTGGACCTCGCAAACGGTGAACGGAAACGCGGAAGCCGAGGTCAAGTCTGATGACGACTGGATACCGATCACGATCAGGAGCGACACTGTCTCGACGACCGCGCGGGCTGCGGCTTTGGGCGAAGAAACGGCGGCGAAGGCGACTCTAGGGACCAAGACCGACATCGTCAACAATTCGCGGAAATCCGCCGAGGATGGTGACCTCGATGAAATCGAAGAGGAAGCCACGACCGTCGCGAACACGTACGAGAGGAAATTCATTCCTCTGGTTGACTTGGAGGCGACGACCTCCGATAGCCCGCCCTCGTCGACCGACGCTAACGACGTTCCGGGATCCACGACGGCCGCCTCGCATATCCAGAAGATACCGCGATACAAGACGACAGTAAAAAGTGCCAGAACGATAATGAACCCCGTGATGATGTTCCCGTATGCCTACGAGCGGAAAAATGATCCTAGAACGAGATACATACCGCTGATCCCGGAAGAGGATATGGGCAGGGCTTATCCGATGTCCGAGAGGAAGCGTTAA
- the Mrpl55 gene encoding large ribosomal subunit protein mL55, whose protein sequence is MIALLARIGNSATGLRSRNLNCWTAAITRKHRAVYERTYPTTLVFSDGSSIEIQYHEPRKIIVLPLNLAELTEAEQKKRLEMRKPKTKVVIAEEIEDSFDENRYLNFNK, encoded by the coding sequence ATGATCGCTTTGCTCGCAAGAATTGGCAACTCCGCGACTGGTCTGCGCAGCAGAAATCTCAATTGCTGGACGGCGGCGATTACGAGGAAGCACAGAGCGGTATACGAACGGACGTATCCTACGACGCTCGTCTTTTCCGACGGTAGCAGTATAGAGATCCAGTATCATGAACCACGGAAGATAATAGTCTTACCGTTGAATCTCGCCGAACTTACGGAGGCGGAACAGAAAAAGAGACTCGAGATGCGTAAGCCGAAAACGAAAGTAGTTATAGCCGAAGAAATTGAGGATAGCTTCGATGAGAATagatatctcaattttaaCAAGTGA
- the Ctns gene encoding cystinosin isoform X4 — protein MSMYKIIIIPRDQLHTIDNLNFSQAFVRVTIEKSDELYHISAVVGWIYFVAWSVSFYPQIRINYKRKSVVGLNFDFLSLNLVGFIMYALFNCGLYWVPEIENQYFDRYPKGLNPVQINDIFFSLHAVFATAVTVGQCFIYEIGNQRVSTTARIIHGIFAIFILISLILSFVKTIQWLDFLYYCSYVKLSITLIKYVPQAFYNYKRKSTVGWSIGNIFLDFTGGILSMLQMILNAYNYDDWESIFGDPTKFGLGFFSVAFDIFFIIQHYVLYSARGRRRRRFVARKRHHVTVPIVRLRRASSRCVKSLVTSIATAE, from the exons ATgtctatgtataaaattattattataccgCGAGATCAGTTACATACTATCGATAATTTAAA tttctcTCAAGCATTTGTTAGAGTGACGATAGAGAAATCAGATGAATTGTACCACATCAGTGCTGTGGTCGGATGGATATATTTTGTGGCATGGAGCGTGAGCTTCTATCCACAAATCCGTATTAATTACAAACGTAAAAGTGTCGTGGGTCTTAATTTCGATTTCCTGTCACTGAATCTAGTCGGTTTTATTATGTACGCGTTGTTTAATTGTGGCCTCTACTGGGTACCTGAGATTGAG AATCAGTATTTCGATCGATATCCAAAAGGTTTGAATCCCGTGCAAatcaatgatatatttttctcgctACACGCAGTATTTGCTACTGCAGTAACTGTTGGGCAGTGCTTTATTTACGAG ATTGGCAATCAAAGGGTGTCAACGACCGCGCGTATTATCCATGGGATATTCGCGATTTTTATACTGATATCTTTGATATTATCTTTCGTCAAGACAATCCAGTGGCTAGATTTCCTCTACTACTGCAGCTACGTTAAGCTAAGCATAACgcttattaaatatgtacCGCAGGcgttttacaattataagAGGAAGTCCACTGTCGGCTGGAGTAtaggaaatatattcttaGATTTTACCGGCGGCATTCTGTCAATGCTACAGATGATACTCAACGCTTACAACTATG aCGATTGGGAGAGTATTTTCGGGGATCCGACTAAATTCGGTCTTGGATTCTTTTCCGTGgcatttgatatatttttcataatacaGCACTATGTCCTGTACAG CGCGCgcggccgccgccgtcgccgatTCGTCGCGCGGAAGCGACACCACGTGACCGTCCCGATCGTCCGGCTGCGCAGAGCTTCGAGTCGTTGCGTCAAGTCGCTCGTCACGTCGATCGCCACGGCAG AATGA